One Buchnera aphidicola (Anoecia corni) genomic region harbors:
- the dnaN gene encoding DNA polymerase III subunit beta yields the protein MKLTINRDLLLSSVKKIISIVAKNPTMVVIENILIKSQSNKLVLISTNLDVEITSIIDSFSSVLDFEFITSGRKLLEICKVFPKDSEMCIRIKKNSNRIIINYKNSYFKLCTMSSENFPLFKDINKSICFSISKKTFRYLVESIVFSMGNNDIRHYLNGIFFLYKDSKLETVATDGHRMALVSIKKDLNISNFSIIISRKAILEIIKIIKENKGLIFFEIDYKNIFIQVNNTILKSKLIDGKFPNYTNVVLNNFCSKIEINTKLLKLILTRALILSDEQFNGAHISINNNKLIIVAKNSSNEMSKEFIKINYLGTPIEFGVNVKYILDVLNAILGENIIIFLNNPVNNIHIQDKTDSNSIYIIMPLIL from the coding sequence ATGAAATTAACAATAAATAGAGATTTATTATTATCTTCAGTAAAAAAAATCATATCTATTGTTGCTAAAAATCCAACAATGGTAGTAATTGAAAACATATTAATAAAATCGCAATCTAATAAATTAGTTTTAATTAGTACTAATTTAGATGTTGAAATAACTTCTATAATTGATTCATTTTCAAGTGTTTTAGACTTCGAGTTTATTACGTCTGGACGTAAATTATTAGAAATATGTAAAGTTTTCCCAAAAGATTCAGAAATGTGTATAAGAATTAAAAAAAATAGTAATAGAATTATTATAAATTACAAAAATAGTTATTTTAAATTATGTACTATGTCTTCAGAAAATTTTCCGTTATTTAAAGATATAAATAAATCTATATGTTTCTCTATTTCTAAAAAAACATTTCGATATTTAGTTGAATCTATAGTATTTTCTATGGGGAATAATGACATACGGCATTATTTAAACGGAATATTTTTTTTATATAAAGATAGTAAGTTAGAAACTGTTGCTACAGATGGACATAGAATGGCATTAGTAAGTATAAAAAAAGATTTAAATATATCAAATTTTTCTATTATAATTTCTAGAAAGGCTATTTTAGAAATAATTAAAATTATAAAAGAAAATAAAGGTTTAATATTTTTTGAAATTGATTATAAAAATATTTTTATACAAGTAAATAATACAATTTTGAAATCAAAACTAATTGATGGGAAATTTCCAAACTATACTAATGTAGTGTTAAATAATTTTTGTTCCAAAATAGAAATTAATACAAAGCTATTAAAGTTAATATTAACTCGAGCTTTAATTTTATCCGATGAACAGTTTAATGGGGCGCATATTTCAATTAATAATAATAAGTTAATTATAGTTGCTAAAAATTCTTCAAATGAAATGTCTAAAGAATTTATAAAAATTAATTATTTAGGTACTCCGATAGAGTTTGGAGTAAATGTAAAATATATATTGGATGTGTTAAATGCTATTTTAGGAGAAAATATAATAATTTTTTTAAATAATCCTGTTAACAATATTCATATTCAAGACAAAACTGATTCTAATTCAATATATATTATCATGCCTTTAATTTTATAA